One Burkholderia cepacia genomic window carries:
- a CDS encoding FdhF/YdeP family oxidoreductase, with protein MKKKSATARIEPYTHPAAGWGALKAVTINLIKEKVAGGNYRTLLRQNQPDGFDCPGCAWPDRQHASTFEFCENGVKAVAAEATSKRVTPEFFAAHTVTELLEQTDFELEQHGRLTDPMVYDAQTDRYVPIAWDDAFELIARHLRALPDPNQAAFYTSGRASNEAAFLYQLLVRLYGTNNFPDCSNMCHEATSRGLPPSVGVGKGTVTLDDFEHADTLLIFGQNPATNHPRMMGELRECAKRGATIVSINPLKERGLERFADPQSPIEMLTMSGTKIASTFIQPTIGGDFALIKGMAKRVLELDDAARAAGAPRVLDTAFIGEHTAGFDAFADDLRHESWSALTAESGVSYEQIDSLAQLYARSERVIATWGMGITQHKHSVATVQMLTNLMLMRGNIGRPGAGLCPVRGHSNVQGNRTVGIEEKPSQAFLDRLGQVFDFEPPRHHGYDVVETIEGMLEGHVKVLIGLGGNFAMATPDTPRTWEGMRRCDLSVHITTKLNRSHLIHGRDALILPTLGRTEIDLQDNVAQGVTVEDSMSMVHVSYGMNKPASPNLMSEPAIVAHIGHALFGSGKIDWLAYKDDYAKIRDAIEATLDGFHDYNTRIARPGGFHLRVASRDREWLTPTGKANFIAHALPADTPIQHARALHGERLMTLMTTRSHDQYNTTVYGLDDRYRGVFGQRRVVFANRDDLAMLGLKAGEWVDMETVWHDGIERRADGFLLVEYDIPRGCIGAYYPETNPLVPLDSVGDVCNTPTSKSVPVLLHRAAAPAVQAA; from the coding sequence ATGAAAAAGAAGTCCGCTACCGCGCGCATCGAACCGTACACCCACCCGGCCGCCGGCTGGGGTGCGCTGAAGGCCGTCACGATCAACCTGATCAAGGAAAAGGTCGCCGGCGGCAATTACCGCACGCTGCTGCGCCAGAACCAGCCGGACGGCTTCGACTGCCCGGGCTGCGCATGGCCCGACCGCCAGCACGCCTCGACGTTCGAGTTCTGCGAAAACGGCGTGAAGGCCGTGGCCGCCGAAGCGACGAGCAAGCGCGTGACGCCCGAATTCTTCGCCGCGCACACGGTCACCGAGCTGCTCGAACAGACGGATTTCGAACTCGAGCAGCACGGCCGGCTCACCGACCCGATGGTGTACGACGCGCAGACCGACCGTTACGTGCCGATCGCGTGGGACGACGCGTTCGAGCTGATCGCGCGCCACCTGCGCGCGCTGCCCGATCCGAACCAGGCCGCGTTCTACACGTCCGGGCGCGCGAGCAACGAAGCGGCGTTCCTGTACCAGCTGCTCGTGCGGCTGTACGGCACGAACAACTTCCCCGACTGCTCGAACATGTGCCACGAGGCGACGAGCCGCGGGCTGCCGCCGTCGGTCGGCGTCGGCAAGGGCACCGTCACGCTCGACGATTTCGAGCATGCCGACACGCTGCTGATCTTCGGCCAGAACCCGGCCACCAACCACCCGCGGATGATGGGCGAGCTGCGCGAATGCGCGAAGCGCGGGGCGACGATCGTGTCGATCAACCCGCTGAAGGAGCGCGGCCTCGAACGCTTCGCCGATCCGCAAAGCCCGATCGAGATGCTGACGATGTCGGGCACGAAGATCGCATCGACGTTCATCCAGCCGACGATCGGCGGCGATTTCGCGCTGATCAAGGGGATGGCGAAGCGCGTGCTCGAACTCGACGACGCCGCGCGCGCCGCCGGTGCGCCGCGCGTGCTCGACACCGCGTTCATCGGCGAGCACACGGCCGGCTTCGACGCGTTCGCCGACGATCTCCGCCACGAAAGCTGGTCCGCGCTGACCGCCGAAAGCGGCGTGTCGTACGAGCAGATCGACAGCCTCGCGCAGCTCTATGCGCGCAGCGAACGCGTGATCGCGACGTGGGGGATGGGCATCACGCAGCACAAGCATTCGGTCGCGACCGTGCAGATGCTCACGAACCTGATGCTGATGCGCGGCAACATCGGCCGCCCCGGCGCCGGCCTGTGCCCGGTGCGCGGCCACTCGAACGTGCAGGGCAACCGCACGGTCGGGATCGAGGAAAAGCCGTCGCAGGCGTTCCTCGACCGGCTCGGCCAGGTGTTCGATTTCGAGCCGCCGCGCCACCACGGCTACGACGTCGTCGAGACGATCGAAGGCATGCTCGAAGGCCACGTGAAGGTGCTGATCGGCCTCGGCGGCAACTTCGCGATGGCGACGCCCGACACGCCGCGCACGTGGGAAGGCATGCGCCGCTGCGACCTCTCCGTGCACATCACGACGAAGCTGAACCGCAGCCACCTGATCCACGGCCGCGACGCGCTGATCCTGCCGACGCTCGGCCGCACCGAGATCGACCTGCAGGACAACGTCGCGCAAGGCGTGACGGTCGAGGATTCGATGAGCATGGTCCACGTGTCGTACGGGATGAACAAGCCGGCCTCGCCGAACCTGATGTCGGAGCCCGCGATCGTCGCGCACATCGGTCATGCGCTGTTCGGCAGCGGCAAGATCGACTGGCTCGCCTACAAGGACGATTACGCGAAGATCCGCGACGCGATCGAGGCCACCCTCGACGGCTTCCACGACTACAACACGCGCATCGCGCGGCCGGGCGGCTTCCACCTGCGCGTCGCGTCGCGCGACCGCGAATGGCTCACGCCGACGGGCAAGGCGAACTTCATCGCGCACGCGCTGCCCGCCGACACGCCGATCCAGCACGCCCGCGCGCTGCATGGCGAACGCCTGATGACGCTGATGACGACGCGCTCGCACGACCAGTACAACACGACCGTCTACGGGCTCGACGACCGCTATCGCGGCGTGTTCGGCCAGCGTCGCGTGGTGTTCGCCAACCGCGACGATCTCGCGATGCTCGGCCTGAAGGCCGGCGAATGGGTCGACATGGAAACCGTGTGGCACGACGGCATCGAGCGGCGCGCGGACGGCTTCCTGCTCGTCGAGTACGACATCCCGCGCGGCTGCATCGGCGCGTACTACCCGGAAACCAACCCGCTGGTGCCGCTCGACAGCGTCGGCGACGTGTGCAACACGCCGACGTCGAAGTCGGTGCCCGTGCTGCTGCATCGCGCGGCCGCGCCGGCCGTGCAGGCCGCCTGA
- a CDS encoding PLP-dependent aminotransferase family protein codes for MKRYEQLADDLQAQIERGVYRPGERIPSVRQASRQQQLSVTTVLRAYLVLESRGLIESRPQSGYFVKARIAQAAVAELHASTPTAAPSAVDVSRLVLSTLRSIARDDAVPLGSPYPDASQFPVQRLARYAQTIGRRRTRWGVIDDLPPGNQELIRQIARRYAERGIAVEPGEIVVTIGATEAINLCLQAVARPGDTIAVESPTFYAMLHAIERMGMRALEVATHPGDGIDLDALERILERERIAACMVMPNFQNPLGFQMPDARKRALVELLAKHDVPAIESDVYHELHFGDTTPSALKSFDRDGLVLHCASFTKSLSPRYRIGWAMPGRYRDQVEKLKFLNTLATPAIEQLAIAEYLKYDGYDFHLRRMRKLYAQQASLMSAMVRRFFPEGTRLSQPQGGYVLWVELPKQVDAMKLYALALAERITVGPGHMFSAGTDYRHFIRLNYSYPWSRQIEDALKVLGRLAGECAKA; via the coding sequence GTGAAGCGTTACGAACAACTGGCCGACGATCTCCAGGCGCAGATCGAGCGCGGCGTATACCGGCCCGGCGAGCGGATTCCGTCGGTGCGGCAGGCGAGCCGGCAGCAGCAGCTCAGCGTCACGACCGTGCTGCGTGCGTACCTCGTGCTGGAAAGCCGCGGCCTGATCGAGAGCCGGCCGCAGTCCGGCTATTTCGTGAAGGCGCGCATCGCGCAGGCGGCCGTCGCGGAACTGCATGCGTCCACGCCGACGGCCGCGCCGTCGGCCGTGGACGTGAGCCGGCTCGTGCTGTCGACGCTGCGTTCGATCGCGCGCGACGATGCGGTGCCGCTCGGCTCGCCGTATCCCGATGCGTCGCAGTTTCCGGTGCAGCGTCTCGCGCGCTATGCGCAGACGATCGGCCGCCGCCGCACCCGCTGGGGCGTGATCGACGATCTGCCGCCCGGCAACCAGGAGCTGATCCGCCAGATCGCGCGGCGCTACGCGGAGCGCGGGATCGCGGTCGAGCCCGGCGAGATCGTGGTGACGATCGGCGCGACCGAGGCGATCAACCTGTGCCTGCAGGCCGTCGCGCGGCCGGGCGACACGATCGCGGTGGAGTCGCCGACGTTCTACGCGATGCTGCACGCGATCGAGCGGATGGGCATGCGTGCGCTGGAAGTCGCGACGCACCCGGGCGACGGCATCGATCTCGACGCGCTCGAACGGATCCTCGAACGCGAGCGCATCGCCGCGTGCATGGTGATGCCGAATTTCCAGAATCCGCTCGGCTTCCAGATGCCCGACGCGCGCAAGCGCGCGCTCGTCGAACTGTTGGCGAAGCACGACGTGCCGGCGATCGAGAGCGATGTCTATCACGAGCTGCACTTCGGCGACACGACACCGAGCGCGCTGAAGTCGTTCGACCGCGACGGGCTCGTGCTGCATTGCGCGTCGTTCACGAAGAGCCTGTCGCCGCGCTACCGGATCGGCTGGGCGATGCCGGGCCGCTACCGCGACCAGGTCGAGAAGCTGAAATTCCTGAACACGCTCGCGACGCCCGCGATCGAGCAGCTCGCGATCGCCGAGTACCTGAAATACGACGGCTACGACTTTCACCTGCGGCGCATGCGCAAGCTGTACGCGCAGCAGGCGAGCCTGATGAGCGCGATGGTGCGGCGCTTCTTTCCGGAAGGCACGCGGCTGTCGCAGCCGCAGGGCGGGTATGTGCTGTGGGTCGAGCTGCCGAAGCAGGTCGACGCGATGAAGCTGTATGCGCTGGCCCTCGCGGAGCGGATCACGGTCGGGCCCGGGCACATGTTTTCGGCCGGTACCGATTACCGGCATTTCATCCGGCTCAACTACAGCTATCCGTGGTCGCGGCAGATCGAGGATGCGCTGAAGGTGCTCGGGCGGCTGGCCGGGGAGTGCGCGAAAGCGTGA
- a CDS encoding mechanosensitive ion channel family protein, which yields MTVNDLWFAPLVGSLVLLTVSCAAAAAVRFLLFRVVARLARLSATRVDDALFEFGAFKWLNRIVPFVVIKLGLGAVPGIPDTAAQVADKVLFALIVFLVTMTVSATLSALEHAHRTYQRDQPRLSLKGAMQLVKLVMFITAALVVIGDATGKQIGLLLSGIGAMSAVLMLIFKDTLLGLVAGVQLSSNDMLRIGDWITMPSAGADGTVVDITLNTVKVANFDHTIITVPTWKLITESYQNWRGMTEAGGRRIKRALFVDATSVRFLSNDEIERLERLTLLKDYLEDKVDAIEQWNGTLGAAGDCPANRRQLTNLGTFRAYVANYLKGHPRIRRDMTCMARQLPLTAEGIPLELYCFTDTTTWVDYETIQSDLFDHLIAVLPEFGLRVYQHPSGFDMRQMAAASPRAPAAQMERDATPAA from the coding sequence ATGACCGTGAATGACCTCTGGTTTGCGCCGCTCGTCGGCTCCCTCGTCCTGCTGACCGTATCGTGCGCGGCTGCGGCCGCCGTCCGCTTCCTGCTGTTCCGCGTGGTCGCGCGGCTCGCGCGGCTGTCCGCCACGCGCGTCGACGACGCGCTGTTCGAGTTCGGCGCATTCAAGTGGCTGAACCGCATCGTCCCGTTCGTCGTGATCAAGCTCGGGCTCGGCGCGGTGCCCGGCATTCCCGATACGGCCGCGCAGGTCGCCGACAAGGTGCTGTTCGCGCTGATCGTGTTCCTCGTGACGATGACCGTCAGCGCGACGCTTTCGGCGCTCGAACACGCGCATCGCACGTACCAGCGCGACCAGCCGCGCCTGTCGCTGAAAGGCGCGATGCAGCTCGTCAAGCTCGTGATGTTCATCACGGCCGCGCTCGTCGTGATCGGCGACGCAACCGGCAAGCAGATCGGCCTGCTGCTGTCCGGTATCGGTGCGATGTCGGCGGTGCTGATGCTGATCTTCAAGGACACGCTGCTCGGCCTCGTCGCGGGCGTGCAGCTGTCGTCGAACGACATGCTGCGGATCGGCGACTGGATCACGATGCCGTCGGCCGGCGCGGACGGTACCGTCGTCGACATCACGCTGAACACCGTCAAGGTCGCGAACTTCGACCACACGATCATCACGGTGCCCACGTGGAAACTGATCACCGAGAGCTACCAGAACTGGCGCGGGATGACCGAAGCGGGCGGGCGCCGCATCAAGCGCGCGCTGTTCGTCGACGCGACGAGCGTGCGTTTTCTGTCGAACGACGAGATCGAACGGCTCGAACGCCTGACGCTGCTGAAGGACTATCTCGAGGACAAGGTCGACGCGATCGAGCAATGGAACGGCACGCTCGGCGCGGCCGGCGACTGCCCGGCGAACCGCCGCCAGCTGACGAATCTCGGCACGTTCCGCGCGTATGTCGCGAACTACCTGAAGGGCCATCCGCGCATCCGCCGCGACATGACCTGCATGGCGCGGCAACTGCCGCTCACGGCCGAAGGCATTCCGCTCGAACTGTACTGCTTCACCGACACGACGACCTGGGTCGACTATGAAACCATCCAGTCCGACCTGTTCGATCACCTGATCGCGGTGCTGCCGGAGTTCGGGCTGCGCGTGTACCAGCACCCGTCGGGCTTCGACATGCGGCAGATGGCGGCGGCCTCGCCGCGCGCGCCTGCCGCGCAGATGGAGCGGGACGCCACGCCGGCCGCCTGA
- a CDS encoding SulP family inorganic anion transporter has translation MSNSNGSSSSGVSLLKGILPIRRGAAIRDVLAGISLAFMDIPQVLGYARIAGMPAVTGLYTVFLPLVAFAIFGASRHLVVAADSATATIFASRVSAMAPLGSAEYVALAGMVALLTAAMLLLARIFKLGFLADFLSRTVLVGFLAGVGVQVSIAMLGDMLGLAVPYPASRSLAQLDYVVTHLVHTNRPTFALAALVVVAILAGKRFLPRVPMPMIAVAGSIAASAMFGFAAHGIAVLGPVAGGLPPLRWPSVTWQQFLDLVPVAASCFVMIIAQSAAAARVFAQQYREAVDTDADILGLAAANAAAAFSGTFVVNGSPTQTAMADGAGVRSQIGHLAFAVVVVVVLLFLSPLLQYLPHAVLAGIVFTIALGLINVRSLAAIRKESPGEFTLALVTAVAVVTVGVEHGILLAVALSLMRHVRHSYQPHTMVLEPAAGDGRWLPVPARRGAMTAPGLIVYRFGSDLFFANDHLFAAEVTELVDAAPVPARWFVVDAGAVTDIDYSAARTLTDLVRMLHARGIGVLFGRVNRYLRADMDRHRITEIVGASCIFPTLHQALEAAGVQPEAHEPGSV, from the coding sequence ATGAGCAATTCAAACGGCAGTTCGTCGTCAGGCGTGAGCCTGCTCAAAGGCATTCTCCCGATCAGGCGCGGCGCGGCGATCCGTGACGTGCTCGCCGGCATCTCGCTGGCATTCATGGACATCCCGCAGGTGCTCGGCTATGCGCGCATCGCCGGCATGCCGGCCGTCACGGGCCTCTACACGGTGTTCCTGCCGCTCGTCGCGTTCGCGATCTTCGGCGCGTCGCGGCATCTGGTGGTGGCCGCCGATTCCGCGACCGCGACGATTTTCGCGAGTCGCGTGTCGGCGATGGCGCCCCTCGGCAGTGCCGAATACGTGGCGCTGGCCGGCATGGTCGCGCTGCTGACCGCCGCGATGCTGCTGCTCGCGCGCATCTTCAAGCTCGGTTTTCTCGCCGATTTCCTGTCGCGCACGGTGCTGGTCGGCTTTCTCGCCGGCGTCGGCGTGCAGGTGTCGATCGCGATGCTCGGCGACATGCTCGGGCTGGCGGTGCCGTACCCGGCCTCGCGCAGCCTGGCGCAGCTCGACTACGTCGTCACGCATCTCGTCCACACGAACCGGCCGACGTTCGCGCTCGCGGCGCTCGTCGTCGTCGCGATTCTCGCCGGCAAGCGGTTCCTGCCGCGCGTGCCGATGCCGATGATCGCGGTCGCGGGCAGCATCGCGGCCAGCGCCATGTTCGGGTTCGCCGCGCACGGCATCGCGGTGCTCGGGCCGGTCGCGGGCGGGCTGCCGCCGTTGCGCTGGCCGTCCGTCACGTGGCAGCAGTTCCTCGATCTCGTGCCGGTCGCCGCGTCGTGCTTCGTGATGATCATTGCGCAAAGCGCGGCCGCCGCGCGCGTGTTCGCGCAGCAGTATCGCGAGGCGGTCGACACCGACGCCGATATCCTCGGGCTCGCCGCGGCGAATGCGGCCGCCGCGTTCAGCGGGACGTTCGTCGTCAACGGCAGCCCGACGCAGACGGCGATGGCCGACGGCGCGGGCGTGCGCAGCCAGATCGGGCATCTCGCGTTCGCCGTGGTGGTGGTCGTGGTGCTGCTGTTCCTGAGCCCGCTGCTGCAGTATCTGCCGCATGCGGTGCTGGCCGGCATCGTGTTCACGATCGCGCTCGGGTTGATCAACGTGCGCAGCCTCGCCGCGATCCGCAAGGAAAGCCCCGGCGAGTTCACGCTTGCGCTGGTGACGGCCGTGGCCGTCGTGACGGTCGGCGTCGAGCACGGCATCCTGCTGGCCGTCGCGCTGTCGCTGATGCGGCACGTGCGCCACAGCTACCAGCCGCACACGATGGTGCTGGAGCCGGCGGCCGGCGACGGGCGGTGGCTGCCGGTGCCCGCGCGGCGCGGTGCGATGACGGCGCCGGGGCTGATCGTCTACCGGTTCGGCTCCGACCTGTTCTTCGCGAACGATCACCTGTTCGCCGCCGAAGTGACCGAGCTCGTCGATGCGGCGCCGGTGCCGGCGCGCTGGTTCGTCGTCGATGCGGGGGCGGTCACCGACATCGATTATTCGGCCGCGCGCACGCTGACCGATCTCGTCAGGATGCTGCACGCGCGCGGGATCGGCGTGCTGTTCGGGCGTGTCAACCGCTACCTGCGCGCGGACATGGATCGTCACCGGATCACGGAGATCGTCGGCGCATCGTGCATCTTCCCGACGCTGCACCAGGCGCTCGAGGCCGCCGGCGTGCAGCCGGAAGCGCACGAGCCGGGGAGCGTGTAG
- a CDS encoding MFS transporter: protein MAAMQSGATPLSDEESRRQLRRAVIASTVGTTIEWYDFFLYSTVTGLVFAKLYFPQSHPLVGTLQAFLIYAVGFVARPVGAAIFGHYGDRIGRKATLIVTLLLMGLATFAVAFVPTYAAIGIWGAIALTVLRFIQGVGVGGEWGGSVLMSMEWARTNAHRGFVAAWPQFGVPAGLFLANLAVLAMSWISGSAFLTWGWRVPFLLSIVLVAIGLYIRLNILETPIFARLLSENRIEKAPMLEVLRRQPKDILLSAFARMAEQAPFYIFTAFVFTYGVSTLGASRDLLLIAVLAASVLEFVTIPLFGHVSDLIGRRRMYMIGAAAAGVFGFVYFAMVDTKNPVLIFAAIVLSLVPHSMMYGPQAALIAESFTGRLRYSGASMGYQLASVIAGGPAPLIATALFAYYHSGYAIAAYVLACAVISLIAASRLGDYTNKDISREYDDAGGIGDHGHAPPVT from the coding sequence ATGGCTGCCATGCAATCCGGGGCAACGCCCCTCTCCGACGAGGAGTCCCGGCGCCAATTGCGCCGCGCGGTCATCGCCAGCACGGTCGGCACCACGATCGAATGGTATGACTTCTTCCTCTACAGCACGGTGACCGGCCTGGTCTTCGCGAAGCTGTACTTCCCCCAATCGCACCCGCTCGTCGGCACGCTGCAGGCGTTCCTGATCTATGCGGTCGGCTTCGTCGCACGGCCGGTCGGCGCGGCGATCTTCGGCCACTACGGCGATCGCATCGGGCGCAAGGCCACGCTGATCGTCACGCTGCTGCTGATGGGGCTCGCCACCTTCGCCGTGGCCTTCGTGCCGACCTATGCGGCGATCGGCATCTGGGGCGCCATCGCGCTCACGGTGCTGCGTTTCATTCAAGGCGTGGGCGTCGGCGGCGAGTGGGGCGGCTCGGTGCTGATGTCGATGGAATGGGCGCGCACCAACGCGCATCGCGGCTTCGTCGCCGCGTGGCCGCAGTTCGGCGTGCCGGCGGGGTTGTTCCTCGCGAATCTCGCGGTGCTGGCGATGAGCTGGATTTCCGGCAGCGCGTTCCTCACGTGGGGCTGGCGCGTGCCGTTCCTCCTCAGCATCGTGCTGGTCGCGATCGGTCTCTACATCCGCCTGAACATTCTCGAGACGCCGATCTTCGCGCGGCTCCTGTCCGAGAACCGCATCGAGAAGGCGCCGATGCTCGAGGTGCTGCGCCGCCAGCCGAAGGACATCCTGCTGTCGGCGTTCGCCCGCATGGCCGAACAGGCGCCGTTCTACATCTTCACGGCGTTCGTGTTCACGTATGGCGTGTCGACGCTCGGCGCGTCGCGCGACCTGCTGCTGATCGCGGTGCTGGCGGCGTCCGTGCTGGAGTTCGTCACGATCCCGCTGTTCGGGCACGTGTCCGACCTGATCGGCCGGCGCAGGATGTACATGATCGGAGCCGCCGCCGCCGGCGTGTTCGGCTTCGTCTACTTCGCGATGGTCGACACGAAGAATCCCGTGCTGATCTTCGCGGCCATCGTGCTGTCGCTGGTGCCGCATTCGATGATGTACGGTCCGCAGGCCGCGCTGATCGCCGAATCGTTTACCGGGCGGCTGCGCTACAGCGGCGCGTCGATGGGCTACCAGCTCGCGTCGGTCATTGCCGGCGGGCCGGCGCCCTTGATCGCGACCGCGCTGTTCGCGTACTACCACTCGGGCTATGCGATCGCGGCGTATGTGTTGGCGTGCGCGGTGATCAGCTTGATCGCGGCGTCGCGGCTCGGGGATTACACGAACAAGGACATCTCGCGGGAATATGACGACGCGGGCGGCATCGGCGACCATGGGCATGCGCCGCCGGTGACGTGA
- a CDS encoding panthothenate synthetase: MRMLLNIRIPHEPFNGLVRNGSVGEVIARILEESKPEAVYFTEQDGTRGAVLIVDLDDPSRIPALAEPWFLMLNADCEFRVVMLPDDLDRAGLASLGSKWK, translated from the coding sequence ATGCGCATGCTTCTCAACATACGAATCCCTCACGAGCCGTTCAATGGTCTGGTACGAAACGGCAGCGTCGGCGAAGTGATTGCGCGAATACTCGAGGAGAGCAAACCGGAGGCGGTTTACTTCACCGAACAGGACGGCACGCGCGGCGCCGTGCTGATCGTCGATCTCGACGACCCGTCACGGATTCCGGCACTCGCGGAGCCGTGGTTCCTGATGTTGAATGCGGACTGCGAGTTCCGCGTGGTGATGTTGCCGGACGATCTCGACAGGGCAGGGCTCGCGAGCCTCGGCTCGAAGTGGAAGTAA
- a CDS encoding isochorismatase family protein produces MSATVLDPKSALIVIDLQKGIVALPTAHPSADVIRRAAELADAFRRRGLPVVLVNVAGGAPGRTAQPGPKGPLPPDWTELVPELQPQPHDHVVTKRTWGAFTGTGLDAHLKAAGVTQIVLAGVATSIGVESTARQAHELGYNVTLAIDAMTDLNADAHANSITRIFPRLGETASTQEVIALLGALDA; encoded by the coding sequence ATGAGCGCCACCGTCCTCGATCCGAAATCCGCATTGATCGTCATCGACCTGCAGAAAGGCATCGTCGCCCTCCCCACCGCGCATCCGAGCGCCGACGTGATCCGGCGCGCCGCCGAACTGGCCGACGCGTTTCGCCGGCGCGGCCTGCCGGTCGTGCTCGTCAACGTCGCCGGCGGTGCGCCGGGCCGCACCGCGCAGCCCGGCCCCAAGGGGCCGCTGCCGCCGGACTGGACCGAGCTCGTGCCCGAGCTGCAACCGCAGCCGCACGATCACGTCGTGACGAAGCGGACCTGGGGCGCGTTTACCGGCACCGGCCTCGACGCGCACCTGAAGGCGGCCGGCGTCACGCAGATCGTGCTGGCCGGCGTCGCGACGAGCATCGGCGTCGAGTCGACCGCCCGGCAGGCGCACGAACTCGGCTACAACGTCACGCTCGCCATCGACGCGATGACCGACCTCAACGCGGACGCGCATGCGAACAGCATCACGCGGATTTTTCCGCGGCTCGGCGAGACGGCGTCCACGCAGGAAGTCATCGCACTGCTCGGCGCGCTCGATGCGTGA
- a CDS encoding MarR family transcriptional regulator, which yields MIRPMTSSRKPGAAAETVVADLTLAVGQLIRRLRSEVDSSGLNLSQISALARLDQNGPMTTADLARAEAMKPQSMKAVLAGLEEEGLVSRKPHPTDGRQILFRLTRAGLDTRRQRAVAKRAWLQAALAKLDPEEMQTLVDAIPLIRRLGDA from the coding sequence ATGATCCGCCCCATGACAAGCTCACGCAAACCCGGCGCCGCCGCCGAAACCGTCGTCGCCGACCTGACGCTGGCCGTCGGCCAGCTCATCCGCCGGCTGCGCTCGGAAGTCGATTCGAGCGGGCTCAACCTGTCGCAGATCAGCGCGCTCGCGCGGCTCGATCAGAACGGGCCGATGACGACCGCCGATCTCGCGCGCGCCGAAGCGATGAAGCCGCAATCGATGAAGGCCGTCCTCGCGGGCCTCGAAGAAGAAGGGCTCGTGTCGCGCAAGCCGCATCCGACCGACGGCCGCCAGATCCTGTTCCGGCTGACCCGCGCCGGCCTCGATACGCGACGGCAGCGCGCCGTCGCCAAACGCGCGTGGCTCCAGGCCGCGCTCGCGAAACTCGATCCTGAAGAAATGCAGACGCTCGTCGACGCGATCCCGCTCATCAGGCGGCTCGGCGACGCTTGA